From a single Lewinella sp. LCG006 genomic region:
- a CDS encoding DUF5689 domain-containing protein has protein sequence MNFKYSFLFLFVAFLGLTFSACVDQEFDEPPGRNLPALEANATIQQVKDLHTLGGDASEITEDWIIAATVVADDASGNLYQQLVIEDASAGIVIRLGNSGLYTLYPVGTELFIKLKGLYVNDYNNLYQIAGDASGGLIAGPLIGEYVVAGETKEVTPTPTSLEEVLSNQTTFNNLLSRLVAMEDMQFAAVDLGDTYALPGGGGGRNRTMEDCFGNSVTVRNSDFADFAGQPIPEGNGPLVGVLSVFGTTVQLTLRNTEDVQFNGERCGVSTGGELVSIANIRAAYNGGSNSAPDDSKIRGVVISDKDNGNFNGRNMVIQDGTAGIVVRFSSNHNFALGEEVEVSISGLELSEFNGLVQINNVPVGNAVSQGNGTLPTPRVATVAELLANGDAWESTLVRINMATMNGGPTYGDGVTIGDGTGTISMFTFFSASFSGNTIPTGEGVLTAILSDFNGLQLNMRNASDADFEGGTGGDPTEITAAELRAIFEGGGSSVPAAKILKGVVISDAGNGNLTGRNLVLQDASGGIVVRLTADHTFALGEALEINVSNQELSEFNGLLQVNNVPNANALSFGPGTLPAPRMATIEEVTDNLEAWESTLVQIVDVSVVEGGTYSGSKTLQDDTGEIQMFTRTQASFANSNVPAGQFAVIGIVSQFNDPQIIIRNLNDIIE, from the coding sequence ATGAACTTCAAATATTCTTTTCTATTCCTTTTTGTAGCCTTCTTGGGGCTTACTTTCTCCGCATGTGTGGATCAGGAATTTGACGAACCGCCAGGCCGTAATTTACCCGCCTTGGAGGCGAATGCAACCATCCAGCAAGTAAAGGATTTACACACCCTTGGTGGTGATGCTTCGGAAATTACGGAAGACTGGATCATTGCCGCTACTGTTGTTGCTGATGATGCCAGCGGCAATTTGTACCAGCAGTTGGTTATTGAAGATGCCAGTGCGGGTATTGTTATTCGCTTGGGCAATTCAGGTTTGTATACCTTGTACCCTGTTGGTACAGAGCTTTTTATTAAGCTAAAGGGCCTCTACGTCAATGATTACAACAACCTTTACCAGATCGCGGGTGATGCATCAGGTGGTCTGATTGCCGGGCCACTCATCGGTGAGTACGTGGTTGCTGGAGAGACCAAAGAAGTAACACCTACGCCAACCAGTTTGGAGGAGGTTCTAAGTAACCAGACCACCTTCAATAATTTACTGAGCCGATTGGTTGCCATGGAAGACATGCAGTTTGCTGCTGTTGACCTGGGCGATACTTACGCTCTGCCTGGTGGCGGTGGTGGCCGAAACCGTACCATGGAAGATTGTTTTGGTAATTCTGTTACGGTTCGCAACAGTGATTTTGCCGATTTTGCCGGACAGCCTATCCCTGAAGGCAACGGGCCACTAGTGGGTGTGCTTTCTGTGTTTGGCACAACTGTTCAGTTGACCTTGCGTAATACAGAAGATGTGCAGTTCAATGGCGAACGCTGTGGTGTAAGCACTGGTGGTGAGTTGGTTTCAATAGCCAACATTCGTGCCGCTTACAATGGAGGCTCGAATTCAGCACCTGATGATAGTAAAATCCGTGGTGTGGTCATTAGTGATAAAGACAATGGCAACTTCAATGGTCGGAATATGGTGATCCAGGACGGTACTGCTGGTATCGTTGTTCGCTTCAGCAGCAACCACAACTTCGCCTTGGGGGAAGAAGTGGAGGTCAGCATTAGCGGACTGGAGCTGAGTGAGTTCAATGGCTTGGTGCAAATCAATAACGTGCCAGTAGGAAATGCGGTATCTCAAGGCAACGGTACGCTACCTACTCCAAGAGTGGCTACCGTAGCGGAATTGCTAGCCAATGGTGATGCCTGGGAATCTACCCTGGTTCGCATCAATATGGCTACCATGAATGGTGGTCCGACCTACGGCGACGGGGTGACTATTGGTGATGGTACGGGCACAATCTCTATGTTTACTTTCTTTAGTGCTTCTTTCTCGGGCAATACCATCCCTACAGGAGAAGGGGTACTTACTGCTATCTTATCTGACTTTAATGGTCTGCAACTTAATATGCGCAATGCAAGTGATGCAGACTTTGAGGGAGGTACTGGCGGTGATCCTACCGAAATTACAGCGGCAGAATTACGCGCGATCTTCGAAGGTGGAGGTAGCAGCGTTCCGGCAGCGAAAATTTTAAAAGGAGTGGTGATCTCTGATGCCGGCAATGGCAACCTTACCGGGCGCAATCTGGTACTTCAGGATGCCTCTGGTGGCATTGTCGTACGTTTAACTGCTGATCATACCTTTGCCTTAGGAGAAGCATTGGAAATCAACGTTTCCAACCAAGAGTTGAGTGAATTTAATGGTTTGCTGCAAGTCAACAATGTACCTAATGCAAATGCACTTTCTTTTGGTCCAGGAACGCTGCCAGCTCCACGAATGGCTACCATTGAAGAGGTAACGGATAATCTGGAAGCATGGGAGTCTACCCTGGTTCAGATCGTAGACGTCAGTGTTGTGGAAGGCGGTACCTACTCGGGCAGTAAAACACTACAAGACGATACGGGCGAAATCCAGATGTTTACCCGCACCCAGGCGAGCTTTGCCAATAGCAATGTTCCTGCGGGGCAGTTTGCCGTTATTGGTATTGTTTCCCAATTTAATGATCCTCAGATCATTATTCGTAACCTTAATGACATCATTGAGTAA
- a CDS encoding carboxypeptidase-like regulatory domain-containing protein → MTQTSIHVVKTTLALLLLNCLPFNLATAQTIISGTVIDQRTNEPLPGVEVRVLSNDTRTDAFGQFELNVGVTAGEDLLVNILIEGYQAYSKEVSTANGTRIDLGRIGLAASGSADPTVTDEFIPTITLSSDDLDGGGGAQNISGVLSASRDVFVSAAAFTFGSARFNIRGYDAKYTDVLINGMPVNDLETGGVFFNHWGGLNDVFRLRTNTIGLGASNFAYGGVGGASIIDTRASAQRKELRVGYASSNRTYTNRLMATYNTGMLESGWAFSFSASRRWAEEGYVEGTFYDAYSYFLSADRRLGDKATLNLTVFGAPIKRGKISGATQEAYDLTGSNFYNSNWGLQNGKKRNSRVQNIHQPIVILRNDWTLSEKLQLTTSLGYQTGRTGNTALDWYDGPDPRPNYYRKLPSYFEGDVADQITTLWQTDVNTRQINWDQIYQINYNSFATVNDANGIEGNTVTGLRSQYIVEDRRTDLSRLNANTVLEAFVNDHLTIQFGGQYQNQTTENYKLVDDLLGGDFYLNVDRFAEFDSSGIFVEHNLDVPNQVLEEGDRWGYDFDYEMRKFDLWTQANFRFPKVDFYVAGSYGQSNIWRFGNIANGKFPTTSAGKSAVVSFTELGAKGGITYKLNGRNYLLVNGAYQTQAPFARDVFSSPRTRNQVIDNPTEEKILSIEGGYLMRSPNLKIRAIGYFTQFKDQVFNRSLFLDRAIESPDGGTRGGFVNYIMSGINTQHAGVELAIEAKVTPALTASAVAAIGQYIYTNRPTATIYLDQLASKIDEHPVYIKEFNVAGGPNEVFTFGLNYNSPKYWFANINFNYFAGTWLDFFPERRTPEAISYTDNPEVVQEVVRPDSELWNSILDQERTPDAFTVDIFGGKSWKINDVFLYLNVGVNNILNKTDFRTGGYEQFRFDFETKDVDRFPNNYFYSFGRNYFVSLAFKL, encoded by the coding sequence ATGACACAGACGAGCATTCATGTGGTGAAAACCACGCTAGCCCTCCTGCTCCTTAACTGTCTACCTTTCAATTTAGCAACTGCACAAACCATTATTTCGGGTACGGTTATTGACCAACGTACGAACGAACCTCTTCCAGGGGTAGAAGTTCGTGTTTTGTCCAATGACACGCGCACGGATGCGTTTGGGCAGTTTGAGTTGAATGTAGGTGTGACCGCAGGAGAAGACCTCTTGGTAAACATTCTTATTGAAGGTTACCAGGCTTACTCTAAAGAAGTATCTACCGCTAATGGCACCAGGATAGATCTGGGAAGAATTGGCCTTGCTGCTTCTGGTAGTGCTGATCCTACCGTGACCGATGAATTTATCCCTACCATTACGCTTAGTAGTGATGATCTTGATGGCGGCGGTGGCGCACAGAACATTTCTGGTGTACTTTCTGCTTCCAGAGATGTCTTCGTTTCGGCTGCCGCCTTTACTTTCGGTAGTGCGCGCTTCAACATCAGAGGCTATGACGCCAAGTACACGGACGTTCTTATCAACGGGATGCCAGTAAATGATCTGGAAACGGGTGGGGTGTTCTTCAATCACTGGGGAGGACTCAACGATGTATTTCGTCTACGTACCAACACCATTGGTTTAGGAGCCTCTAATTTTGCTTATGGTGGTGTAGGAGGAGCGTCGATCATCGATACGCGTGCTTCTGCACAAAGAAAAGAACTCCGGGTAGGTTACGCATCTTCTAACCGAACGTACACCAACCGCTTGATGGCGACCTACAATACAGGAATGTTGGAAAGTGGCTGGGCTTTCAGTTTCTCGGCTTCGCGCCGCTGGGCGGAGGAAGGCTACGTGGAAGGTACTTTCTACGATGCTTACTCTTACTTCCTATCTGCTGATCGCCGCCTTGGAGACAAAGCTACCCTGAACCTTACCGTTTTTGGTGCACCCATCAAGCGGGGTAAAATTTCCGGTGCTACGCAAGAAGCTTATGATTTGACGGGGAGCAACTTCTACAACTCCAATTGGGGTTTGCAAAACGGAAAAAAGCGTAATTCACGGGTGCAGAACATCCACCAGCCGATCGTTATCTTACGCAATGATTGGACGCTTTCTGAAAAGCTTCAGTTGACAACTTCTTTAGGCTATCAAACGGGGCGCACGGGCAATACTGCCCTCGACTGGTACGATGGCCCCGATCCTCGTCCAAACTACTACCGTAAGCTTCCTAGTTATTTTGAAGGAGACGTAGCAGATCAGATCACCACATTGTGGCAGACGGATGTCAATACACGCCAAATCAACTGGGATCAGATCTATCAGATCAACTATAATAGTTTCGCAACCGTCAATGATGCTAATGGTATTGAAGGTAATACCGTTACCGGTCTGCGTTCTCAGTATATCGTTGAGGATCGTCGTACCGACCTCAGTCGTCTCAATGCCAATACGGTGTTGGAAGCTTTTGTGAATGATCACCTTACCATCCAGTTTGGCGGTCAGTACCAAAACCAAACGACCGAAAACTACAAGCTGGTTGATGACCTGCTGGGCGGCGACTTCTACCTGAATGTCGATCGTTTTGCAGAATTCGATAGCTCGGGTATCTTCGTAGAGCATAACCTGGATGTTCCCAATCAGGTCCTCGAAGAAGGTGATCGCTGGGGTTATGATTTCGACTACGAAATGCGCAAATTTGACTTGTGGACACAGGCTAATTTCCGTTTCCCCAAAGTTGATTTTTACGTAGCAGGAAGTTACGGTCAGTCAAATATCTGGCGGTTTGGTAATATTGCCAACGGTAAATTTCCTACTACCAGTGCGGGTAAAAGTGCGGTAGTTTCCTTCACGGAACTGGGCGCTAAAGGTGGAATCACCTATAAACTCAATGGTAGAAACTACTTGTTGGTAAATGGTGCTTACCAAACCCAGGCACCTTTTGCACGTGATGTATTCTCAAGTCCACGGACACGCAACCAAGTCATCGACAACCCTACGGAAGAGAAAATTCTCTCCATTGAAGGGGGGTACCTGATGCGTTCTCCGAACCTGAAAATTCGTGCCATCGGCTATTTCACGCAGTTTAAAGACCAGGTTTTCAACCGTTCGCTGTTCCTGGATCGGGCCATTGAGTCTCCTGACGGAGGAACGCGCGGCGGTTTTGTCAACTACATTATGTCGGGCATCAACACCCAGCATGCCGGGGTAGAGTTGGCCATTGAGGCTAAAGTTACGCCTGCACTTACTGCGTCGGCGGTGGCGGCTATCGGGCAATACATCTACACCAATCGGCCTACAGCTACGATTTACCTGGACCAATTGGCTTCGAAAATTGATGAGCATCCTGTCTATATCAAGGAGTTCAACGTTGCGGGTGGACCTAATGAAGTATTTACTTTTGGTTTGAACTACAATAGTCCGAAGTACTGGTTTGCCAATATCAACTTCAACTATTTTGCGGGAACCTGGCTGGACTTCTTCCCTGAGCGCCGTACGCCAGAAGCGATTTCCTATACAGACAATCCAGAGGTAGTACAGGAGGTCGTAAGGCCGGATAGCGAGTTGTGGAACAGCATCCTGGACCAGGAACGCACGCCTGATGCTTTCACCGTCGACATCTTTGGCGGTAAATCCTGGAAGATCAATGATGTCTTTCTTTACCTGAATGTTGGGGTTAACAACATCCTCAACAAGACCGATTTCCGCACCGGAGGCTACGAGCAATTCCGCTTTGATTTCGAAACCAAAGATGTTGATCGTTTCCCGAATAACTACTTCTACAGTTTCGGACGCAACTACTTTGTTAGTCTGGCTTTCAAGCTCTAG